The DNA sequence cctccTTTCAGTACTAAACAATGCACAAGTAACCTGGGCTGTTTCATTCCTGGCATGAAAACTTTTGGATATTAGAGAGACCAACAATATCCTAAGAATGTGATCACTAGGGCTGTGAAATccttgtgagagagagagagagagagagagagtgtgtgtgtgtgtgtgtgtgtgtgtgtgtgtgttgatggaGATTTGGGTGTGAGTGTTTTGAATATTCAGGCGACTTAAATCTACAAAGCCAGACTTTAAAAAGTTGTTTAGAATGTTATGTAACTTTTCAATATTCAGCTTTATTGTAGGAAAATGAAAtagttttacttttgttttgttgtttttcagatgACAGCtacctaaaataaaatgctagaaGTTTGAGATTAGCTTTAAATAAATGCAACTCCTCCTTTAAAAAAACTCCTCCATTCAGAACTATTTGTAATATGTGTATTAAGAAATCAATAtagggccaggcacggtggcacacacctgtaatgctagcagcttgggaggctaagataaGAGAATCatgaactcaaagccagccttagcaatgacaaggcactaagcaagtcagtgagaccctgtctctaaataaaatataaaatagggctggggatgtggctcagtggtcaagtgcccctgagttcaatccccagtacaaaaaaaaaaaaaaaaaagagaaagaaaccaataTAGTTTATATGcatctattttttattagaaatatctGTGCCTATGCATGTATATAATTCCAAAAAAAAGTGTAAGATGGCTTTTCTATCTCATTTTGGTGAAAGACCACAGACTAGTGAGAAGAACTACATATGTATGTGaataaatttctacattttacatatatatggacTTACATTGTAGATATATGCATATAGATATGTTCCCTAGATATCTCTTTGCATGTATCCCTAGATATCTCTTTGCATGTATATAAGCTAACTGTTTTTCAAACATGGCTGTTTTTAGGAGGAGGCCATACAGTTCTCAGCCTGGCATTAATGACCTCATAAACATCTCTAGACTTCCCAGAGCTGCTGATCCAAAGATCCCTAGCTTCCCTGTGGCTTAGATGACTCAAGAACCGTTTTTAAAACTAGTCACTAGGCTTTGAAACAAATGGTATCTTTTAGACACTACCTTGTATGCTGTTAGCATTTCCAGTGgcctttgaatattttcttttggagGACAGGGACTGAGGATTGATCCTAGGAGTGCTCTGCCAGCaagttctatccccagcccttttttattttttggaacagggtctggctaagttgccaaggctggtctcaaacttgggattttttcctacctcagccttccttTGATTTTGAATTCTGCTTCTCCAACCTTACCTGGGTGGTTAGGAGAGCCACTATCCCTTAAGTGATTGTCAGAACCAAGATAAATTGTCTCTGGATACAGCAAAAAACACTATTGTATGTGGTTGTGATTGAGGCTACTTGTTTGTAAATACTAAACACATCAATTGCACATCAgctgaatgaatatttttaatctccACAACAGAGGAACCCAGCCTGGCCTATGTCCACAAAAGGATAGCCCACTGCCCATCACTCACATTCCAGTTGCTAGTGACCCTTTTTCCACATCTGAGGAAATGAGGGTtcagggaaaatgagaaatttttgaGAACCCTATAAAGTAACTTGAGTTAAAATAGGATAGATAATACTCCTCccaaaatttaaagttttttaatttttttcttaaaatgattttgaaatgtgAGAAAGGTTTCAGAGAAAAAGTTAAAACTGGTTTGTGGTGATTTAGTAAATTTCCAACTATCTGGAATTAAATCAAGTTATACTTGATGGCAAGAGACAGCTATCAGAAATATTATATTGGTGTGTGGgtcaatatttttattagctcTTAGTCCAACCTTCTCTACATAGGCTTTGTTAGTCCTGGGAATTAGGGCTGACTTTATTGGCTGCAATTGTTTCCCCAGAGAGATAGAGTGAATCTTTTAGGTCATTTctcccaattttttctttttacaggtgatgaaatttaaattatgaatttaactGTCTGAGGTCACACAGATAATTAGTAATAAAGCTATGATAGAGCCCTGTCCTTTGTTCCACCACATTCTCCATGCTGGGAGAAGGCAGCAGACAGCCTGATTTGATCATCTCAATATTCCTTCATTTGGGCTGTCATTGAAATGGCCCTGCCCCTTACAttgctttctcctctcctttggcCTATGACTAATCGGTTGGCTCTATAATGTCCTCTCTAGGCCTGTTGAAGTCAATTCTTTCTTTCAGAGAGCTCTGTGCTTGGGCATCTCCTTTAGAAGAGAATTCCTGTTTGGCCGCGTACTCTGGGATGCTTCTATGCTAAGTCTCCCCAGTTATTGTTTAGTCAATTGAAGTCCTTACCCTAAAGGTCATAGGTTGGAGACTAGCCAAGTtctcaagaaagagaagaaaatgttttctctgtgagGTTATCCAGACTGAGCTATGGAGCTCACTGCTTCCAGGTTCCCATAGGAACCAGGAGTTGTTTAGCCATTTGAAACCTTAAGTATGCACAGATGACCACAGTGAGACTGAAAGCTGAAAGCTCTGGAGTGCTCAGCTTTGCTCTCTCACAAGTGTCTTCCCCATTCACCATCTGGTTGGGAATGGTGTGATGGTAAAAGCATTGCAGGAGGGGAggtgagaaggaggaggatgagaCACCTAGTACAGCGCTGCAGCTACTGCCTTTGCTGATGCCTCCATCACCCTAAAAAGTGCCAGTGAGTCTCAGCACTTGGATCAGTCTCCCTCTGTAAGAGTTCTCACGTACCGTGTTCTAGTCCAGCCCGAgacttgcttttctctttccactcTACCTTTTCCTTGCCTTTATCCTTTGctgctaccttttttttttaatacatttattttatttttatgtggtgcagagaatcgaacccagggcttcacatgtgctaggcaagcgctgtaccgctGAACCTCAATTCCAGCCCCTGCTGCTACCTTTTTAGCCTAGAGAAGAATCTCTCTCATCAGGGCCCATGTGTTCTCACCCATAATAGGCCTTCTGCCACTGAATGCCCACACAAGCCTAATGAGGAGGTTCATTTTATGGTTAAACATGTGAAGGAATGAGGCAAATCCTGGCTTTCTTCCCACCACCCTCAAAGCTCAATATTCATTATTCATCCCATATTTGTGATGTACCTACAGTGTGCCATTTGTGCCAAGCCTTGTGGGGAACATAAAATGGTAACACAGATCTCCCTAGGAATTGATGACCCAGTAGAAAAGTCAAAAAAGACAATGGGAAATGCAGTGTGTGCACAGGACAATATAAACAAAGTTTtgtgagagaaagaagagatttttCTCATCTGGGGTAATCTCAGTATAGGTTAATATTTGAgctaattttgaagaataaattaaagacctcaaaaggaaagagagaagcaaTATGGGAAGAACATTCCAAGAAAGGgcttggatatttatttatttatttatttatttattttccaacaaatatttatcagctACTATGCATTGTGCTTATGAATAAATTATTGCATTTGGCCAAAGTAAAGAGGACCAGAAGAAGGTGGGTCTAGGAGATAAGGCCACGAAGGCAGACTATGGACAGGCCCAGACAGTGTTGGAAGCCACATTGAGTGTGATAAGCCCTTGAATAACAATTTAGGACCTTATCTTTACATTTCCTTGGTTGTAGACAAATTCTAAATTCAGTGTAACCACTCAAGGAGAACAAAGGGCTTTAAGTTGCTTCTTCCATGTCGTGGTCACTCAGTAGCTCACTTGCCACTTAATTGATCATTTGGATGATATGTGAATAAGAATTGAGCTTCATCCTTTTCCTCAGCAGCTCTTGAAATAAACTCCTCACAAGGCTTAGAGAACAAGTTgtcattcttcttccttttctcagaGTGTTGCCCCACAAAGAGGCATACCTAGCCGCCTAGCCACATTTAATAGACAACAGGAAGTTGTTTTTTTCATTGCCCTATTTCTAAGTTATTGACTTTCAGGataaagaaatgaacaatttcACAAATGGTTGAAATTGATGTTTTAAGGATGAAGACCAAGATCATAGGGACAGTCAATATTTTTGATGTACAAAACTCTCTCTGGGGGTGGGTCTAAATCTTTGTGGTTGCGGTATTCAATCACCAAATGAAAGAAGAAGCATGTCTGTTGGTGCTTGAGTATAGGTTATGCATTTCATCATTCTTATTTCTACAGATGAGAAATAGAGGCTTTCAAGACTGAAGTCATTTGCTCAGGGTCATGAGAAGTGGTGGGGCTAAGGTTCCTGCTCATCCTGTAGCTCTGTAACTTCCTTGTTGAAGTCTGGCTGTTTTGTTTTACTCTGGATCAGGATTAGATGAAAATCCATCTGATTCCCTGGTTAGGTGAAGGATCTGAGCCTTCCTCAGGATCACCAGCTGGCTCTTACCTCTTGATCCTGTTTTGTTCCATTACCACAGTCTTCAGGAATGGACTGTCTGCCTCCGTTGAATACATTCCAGGGCCCAAACAAAAGCCAATTTTCAGTGTTGTGATTTTCTTTCCTGAAGTGAAAACATTGGGATGGGAGACTGGGTAGATTGGAACCTTAAAAAGTTTTGCAAAGTAGTTAGGCCAACATCTCACCATTATTATTTTGCACTACTGGTAACAAATTCAGAGTTTCTTTGAAAGACAGATTTCTCTTCATATTAGGGAACATGGTTGAtaacattttaccttttttttttaatttgggtttgaacccaggagtgcttaacccactgaaccacatccccaacccttttttatttatttaaatttatttatttatttatttattggtactggagattgaatttcagggggcactcgaccactgaaccacatcctcagccctattttgtactttatttagaagcaaggtctcactgagttgcttagggcctctctttttgctgaggcttactttgaactcacgatcctcctgcttcagcctcccaagctgttgggattacaggtgtgtaccatcctGCCTGGCACCCTTTCgatttttttatttcgagacagggtctcactaagttgcttcaggcttcaataaattgctgaggctggcattgaacttgcgatcttcctacCTTAGCCTTCGAGTCACAGGGATATCAGGCATGTACTATTATGGCTCATTTTGCCATTTGTAAATTGTGGAGATGAGAGACCTAgctcaaaattaataataagattcaccttgggaggctgaggaaggaggatggcaagttcaaagccagcctcagcaaaaacgaggcactaagcaactcagtgagaccctgcctctgaataaaatacaaaatagcactggggatgtggctcagtggttgagtgtccctgagttcagtccctggtaccaaaaaacaaaaaaataagacccaaaaaACATCCTAAGAAGTTGACCTTTTGGACCCCTCTGCTTCCTTTCTAAGCCACTAAACTTTTAGTCCCTTAAGTACTTTTCTACAGAGATAGTCATCTATAGCTTGAGCCTTATGCTAGATGTCATGTCTAAATGTTTCCCAAGAGTGGGTCTTTCAGAGTCAATCTTGTAATTATTCTTCAGGAGATTCTTGGGCACTCACGTTTAAGAATAAGTGCCTTAAAACTCCTGGTGAGATTATGATTCCAGAGAGGGGAAGATACCTGGGAAGAGGAATTGTGGACAGTGAATAAAACTGAAGGAAGAACTAATCTGATTTGGAAATTGGTGGGGAGAAGCTATTCTAGCAGTTTTCTTCAGTGTCCTTTGAAATGAGAATACTCCAAAGAAACACCAGCTCCCAGGAATTGCCAAGTAAAGCACAACAGGAATTAGCCCCATAAAGTTCCCACAAGAAGGTGAATTTGTCTTCTGATAGCTTTAGGGCAAGAAAACTTTTGTCTTGATAGCAGATGGGGAATGAGAGACCACTGTTCTCTGGGTTGGATGCCATCTAAAGATAGACACCAGCCTGTCAGGCAAGAAAATCGCCTGGAATTTCATTGAGTTGCCATGGCTACATGCTGATGTAACTGAGCTTCTCTGTGCTTTTTTGTGGACTAGTCTGGGAGTCAGGTGGAGCTAATCCTTCTCTTTTGCAGTGACAGCTTAATTACCTTGAACTTGATTTTTGCATAATTTATCCAGGATGTAAAGTTGGGCCTTTGAATCAGACAGCCCTGAGTTGGAATCCTAGTTCTGCCATCTTTTAACAATGAGCCCATGTCCCTGACAGCAGAGTGGGAAGTGTTAAGGGATAGGGCTGCAGTAACCTCTATTCTTGCAGTTAACAGAATAACTGGGGAGAAAGCCAGTAGCTCCCTGGTTAAGAGAACCCAGTTTCCTGGGTAACTGATGCCTGCATGTCCGAGAAGGAGCTATAGTGTTGGAGTTGGCTATTCTTATCAATCACCAGTAAGCAATTCCCATTagctaaaaaatagaaatgttcaagactgggcatggtgtcacacacttatagtcccagctactagggaggctgatgtgggagaattgtgagtttgaggccagtctgagccaacataatgagacccccatctcaataaaatggaaatgttgcAGGTGAGAAGTGGAATTGTAGGCTGAAATAGTAACTGTCACAAAATTTCTGACTGCtggttttattttcactttagaaAAGTGGTCTCTCTGTACTCGGCTTCAACCTGCTGAAAGTTTTTAACACTTTGGCCAATCTTTAAGATATCTTGTTTTTAATCTATGTAGATCTGGAGCCCATACAAGCAGCCAGGATGCACCGGAGACCTGGATGGCCGAATTGAGGACGATTCCCGCTGCCTCTACACCCACGAAGAGTACATTAGCCTTGTGCTGAACAGCGGAAGTGGCCTGTCGCATGACTATGCCAACCAGTCGGTCCAAGAAGACCCCCGGATGATGGCTTTCTTTGACTCTCTGGTACGCCGAGAGATTGAGGGCTGGAGCTCTGATTCAGACAGTGACCTCAGTGAAAGTACCATCCTTCAGCTACACGCAGGGGTCAGCGAGCGCTCAGGCTATACTGACTCTGAGTCTTCAGCCTCTCTGCCCcattccccacctcccacaatagATGAGTCTGCTGACAATGCCTTCCATCTGGGTCCCCTGCGAGTCACCACTACAAATGCAGTGACATCAACCCCACCAACACCCACATGTGAGGATGCAGCCTCTCGCCAACAGCGCCTGTCTGCTCTGCGTCGCTACCAGGACAAGCGCCTCCTGGCCCTGTCCAATGAGTCCGATTCTGAAGAGAATGCCTGTGAGGTTGAACTAGACACAGACCTCTTCCCCCGACCACGGTCACCTAGCCCTGAAGAGGAATCCAGCAGTTCCAGCagttccagcagctcagaggatgaggaggagctgAATGAACGCCGAGCCTCCACCCGACAGCGAAATGCCATGCGGAGGCGACAGAAAATACCCAGAGAAGAGAGGCCCAGTGCCCCAGCCAAGCCCACCAACACCTACATTGGAGAAGACAACTATGATTACCCCCAGATCAAAGTGGATGACCTTTCCTCTTCCCCTACCTCCTCCCCTGAGCGGAGCACTTCCACTCTAGAGATTCAGCCAAGCCGGGCATCACCAACTTCTGACATAGAATCAGTTGAGCGAAAAATTTATAAAGCTTACAAATGGCTGCGCTACTCCTATATCTCCTACTCAAATAACAAAGATGGAGAGACTTCCCTGGTGACAGGAGAGGCAGATGAAGGGAGAGCGGGAACCAGCCACAAAGACAGCCCAGCACCTTCTTCCAGTAAGGAAATCTGCCTAAACACACCCATGGTCCCGAGGAACCAGGACCTGCCACCTGAAGGCTGCAGTAAGGATGCTTTTAAAGAAGGGACTTCCACTAGAAATCCCAGCAGTGGCCCAGGCCATGAGCACAGCAGCCAACCTTGGACCGAGGCACCAGAGAGTACCTCTCAGGACGGTAACAATGGTGGCTCTGTAGAACACTCATTTGAAACCAAGAAGCTCAATGGAAAGGCCCTGAGCAGCCGGGCTGAGGAACCACCCTCTCCTCCTATGCCCAAGACATCGGGCTCCATTCTCAACAGCGGGTCTGGAAACTGTCCGAGGACCCAGTCTGATGACAGTGAGGAAAGGAACCTTGAAACCATCTGTGCCAATCACAACAATGGACGCTTGCACCCCCGACCCCCTCACCCCCACAACAATGGGCAGAACTTTGGGGAGCTAGAGGTGGTGGCCTACTCTTCCCCAGGACATTCAGACACTGACCATGATAACTCATCCCTGACAGGGACACTCCTACACAAAGATTGTTGTGGGTCTGAAATGACCTGTGAGACTCCTAATGCTGGAATAAGAGAGGAGCCCACTGACACCACAGACAGCAGCAGGGCTGTTCATGGCCACAGTGGCTTCAAAAGGCACCGAGTCGAATTGGAAGACACAGATTCAGAGAATTGCTcctcagagaagaaatttaaaacatgataaatacaaagggaaaaaaagctacaaaaagtagccttacaaaaaaaaaaaaaaaattcttgtttagtgaacacagaggaaagggaaaaaagtattAAAGGCACATAAAACCAGGGCCTGAAATTTCGTTTCTGCTGCTGCTCCCTTCTATTCAACATTCAACAATGGGTCTGAATGTCTAACTGGCCATAGGCTTGTGCTGtgtaaagaaaagggggaaaatccAAGCTATTCCTTTTCTAGTGAGATGTGAGCATAGTGTACCTGTGCAAGGTTCTGTGAAAGTGAATCCTTGTTGGGatgtttgattttgtgtgtgtgtgtacactggcGTGTGTGAGCTCATTGTCTCATGAGACCTTTCTTTTAGTTGTCCATCAACAAGGACCTAGGGGTCTATAGTTTTTGCCATCTCACCCTGTTCACGTGTCATAGGTGTTCTGGTCTCAACGAGGAGCACCTGTTCAATCAGATTGTGCTGCCAGTGAGTTGTAGACTTGAGCTGAGAGCATGGAGAGGAGAGTAAAACAGGCCTGCAGCCCATGGGCTGTGCTGGAAAGGAAAGCATGGttcctttcttaaaaagaaatattccatgTTTTCTCTAAGTAACACTTCTTCATTGAGCATTTAATGTGGACATACTAAAAGTGGAACATTTTTAATGCTAATGGAGGTTAGCACTTACGATCTGATTCAAGAGCCTATAGATCCCTGATAAATTTCTCTGTTTGCAAATTGAGTGATGCTGCAATATGTACTGTATGGAGGCCATAAAATATGACTAGTTGTGGATAATACATTAACCAGTTAGGTGCTAGTTCCTAAAAGGCACTCAAAAGGCCAGCAGGTGCTTCCTTGGCTCCATGTGATGGAGTTTAGACATactgaaggaaggagaagagacagCTCTCAAGAGCTTTGTGCTCAAACTACTAAGGTGGATGTTAGAGGTGTGTAAATGAAGCAGTGTAGTGAAGAGCAGAATGTGCTACTATGTTCTTTTAATTCAACCCAAAACTATTCATCAGAATTGGTGGGACTGGCATTTTCCCCCAGGCTTGCCCTTGACAAAGACTATGATGTTCTGACTGAACGTCACAGTGCAGCAGGCATCTCAAGCTGACAGATTCAGCAGGACCATCGGGAGGCAGAGGGTATGGGCAGAGGAGTCACTGGTTTGACAACTGGCTTCTGGAAGAGACTGAGTTCCATGGAGGCAGATAAGTGGTTGAGAGAGGAAAAGTCCAAGAGATTTTCAGCCTTGTGGTATTACCGTCACTCAGTTATCAAGGTAGGCTGTGTGAGACAGGAAGACCTAGGAATGACCAAATGTCTTGTTAGCATATGTGTCACACATGGAGGGTAGAATGCTGGCAAgaaatgagggagagagaagagtttAACTTTCTTGAGCACTAAGGTTCTAGACACCTAGGAGCCAGCTGGGATCATCATAAGGACCTAACTGGAGACTACTGTGGCCTCACTGACCCAGCATTCCTCTTAGACGAGGACCTGTCC is a window from the Urocitellus parryii isolate mUroPar1 chromosome 6, mUroPar1.hap1, whole genome shotgun sequence genome containing:
- the Dcaf5 gene encoding DDB1- and CUL4-associated factor 5 isoform X3 gives rise to the protein MEQAIHSRVKPIQLKGEHHSNIFCLAFNSGNTKVFSGGNDEQVILHDVESSETLDVFAHEDAVYGLSVSPVNDNIFASSSDDGRVLIWDIRESPHGEPFCLANYPSAFHSVMFNPVEPRLLATANSKEGVGLWDIRKPQSSLLRYGGNLSLQSAMSVRFNSNGTQLLALRRRLPPVLYDIHSRLPVFQFDNQGYFNSCTMKSCCFAGDRDQRPHCCSQSGYKYILSGSDDFNLYMWRIPADPEAGGIGRVVNGAFMVLKGHRSIVNQVRFNPHTYMICSSGVEKIIKIWSPYKQPGCTGDLDGRIEDDSRCLYTHEEYISLVLNSGSGLSHDYANQSVQEDPRMMAFFDSLVRREIEGWSSDSDSDLSESTILQLHAGVSERSGYTDSESSASLPHSPPPTIDESADNAFHLGPLRVTTTNAVTSTPPTPTCEDAASRQQRLSALRRYQDKRLLALSNESDSEENACEVELDTDLFPRPRSPSPEEESSSSSSSSSSEDEEELNERRASTRQRNAMRRRQKIPREERPSAPAKPTNTYIGEDNYDYPQIKVDDLSSSPTSSPERSTSTLEIQPSRASPTSDIESVERKIYKAYKWLRYSYISYSNNKDGETSLVTGEADEGRAGTSHKDSPAPSSSKEICLNTPMVPRNQDLPPEGCSKDAFKEGTSTRNPSSGPGHEHSSQPWTEAPESTSQDGNNGGSVEHSFETKKLNGKALSSRAEEPPSPPMPKTSGSILNSGSGNCPRTQSDDSEERNLETICANHNNGRLHPRPPHPHNNGQNFGELEVVAYSSPGHSDTDHDNSSLTGTLLHKDCCGSEMTCETPNAGIREEPTDTTDSSRAVHGHSGFKRHRVELEDTDSENCSSEKKFKT
- the Dcaf5 gene encoding DDB1- and CUL4-associated factor 5 isoform X2, which codes for MKRRAGLGGSMRSVVGFLSQRGLHGDPLLTQDFQRRRLRGCRNLYKKDLLGHFGCVNAIEFSNNGGQWLVSGGDDRRVLLWHMEQAIHSRVKPIQLKGEHHSNIFCLAFNSGNTKVFSGGNDEQVILHDVESSETLDVFAHEDAVYGLSVSPVNDNIFASSSDDGRVLIWDIRESPHGEPFCLANYPSAFHSVMFNPVEPRLLATANSKEGVGLWDIRKPQSSLLRYGGNLSLQSAMSVRFNSNGTQLLALRRRLPPVLYDIHSRLPVFQFDNQGYFNSCTMKSCCFAGDRDQYILSGSDDFNLYMWRIPADPEAGGIGRVVNGAFMVLKGHRSIVNQVRFNPHTYMICSSGVEKIIKIWSPYKQPGCTGDLDGRIEDDSRCLYTHEEYISLVLNSGSGLSHDYANQSVQEDPRMMAFFDSLVRREIEGWSSDSDSDLSESTILQLHAGVSERSGYTDSESSASLPHSPPPTIDESADNAFHLGPLRVTTTNAVTSTPPTPTCEDAASRQQRLSALRRYQDKRLLALSNESDSEENACEVELDTDLFPRPRSPSPEEESSSSSSSSSSEDEEELNERRASTRQRNAMRRRQKIPREERPSAPAKPTNTYIGEDNYDYPQIKVDDLSSSPTSSPERSTSTLEIQPSRASPTSDIESVERKIYKAYKWLRYSYISYSNNKDGETSLVTGEADEGRAGTSHKDSPAPSSSKEICLNTPMVPRNQDLPPEGCSKDAFKEGTSTRNPSSGPGHEHSSQPWTEAPESTSQDGNNGGSVEHSFETKKLNGKALSSRAEEPPSPPMPKTSGSILNSGSGNCPRTQSDDSEERNLETICANHNNGRLHPRPPHPHNNGQNFGELEVVAYSSPGHSDTDHDNSSLTGTLLHKDCCGSEMTCETPNAGIREEPTDTTDSSRAVHGHSGFKRHRVELEDTDSENCSSEKKFKT
- the Dcaf5 gene encoding DDB1- and CUL4-associated factor 5 isoform X1 — protein: MKRRAGLGGSMRSVVGFLSQRGLHGDPLLTQDFQRRRLRGCRNLYKKDLLGHFGCVNAIEFSNNGGQWLVSGGDDRRVLLWHMEQAIHSRVKPIQLKGEHHSNIFCLAFNSGNTKVFSGGNDEQVILHDVESSETLDVFAHEDAVYGLSVSPVNDNIFASSSDDGRVLIWDIRESPHGEPFCLANYPSAFHSVMFNPVEPRLLATANSKEGVGLWDIRKPQSSLLRYGGNLSLQSAMSVRFNSNGTQLLALRRRLPPVLYDIHSRLPVFQFDNQGYFNSCTMKSCCFAGDRDQRPHCCSQSGYKYILSGSDDFNLYMWRIPADPEAGGIGRVVNGAFMVLKGHRSIVNQVRFNPHTYMICSSGVEKIIKIWSPYKQPGCTGDLDGRIEDDSRCLYTHEEYISLVLNSGSGLSHDYANQSVQEDPRMMAFFDSLVRREIEGWSSDSDSDLSESTILQLHAGVSERSGYTDSESSASLPHSPPPTIDESADNAFHLGPLRVTTTNAVTSTPPTPTCEDAASRQQRLSALRRYQDKRLLALSNESDSEENACEVELDTDLFPRPRSPSPEEESSSSSSSSSSEDEEELNERRASTRQRNAMRRRQKIPREERPSAPAKPTNTYIGEDNYDYPQIKVDDLSSSPTSSPERSTSTLEIQPSRASPTSDIESVERKIYKAYKWLRYSYISYSNNKDGETSLVTGEADEGRAGTSHKDSPAPSSSKEICLNTPMVPRNQDLPPEGCSKDAFKEGTSTRNPSSGPGHEHSSQPWTEAPESTSQDGNNGGSVEHSFETKKLNGKALSSRAEEPPSPPMPKTSGSILNSGSGNCPRTQSDDSEERNLETICANHNNGRLHPRPPHPHNNGQNFGELEVVAYSSPGHSDTDHDNSSLTGTLLHKDCCGSEMTCETPNAGIREEPTDTTDSSRAVHGHSGFKRHRVELEDTDSENCSSEKKFKT